A region from the Catellatospora sp. TT07R-123 genome encodes:
- a CDS encoding RNA polymerase-binding protein RbpA, with protein MGERMLRGSRLGAVSYESDRNTELAPRQIREFQCANGHRFEVPFAVDAEVPSMWECKFDGSVARLIDGTEPEQKKVKPPRTHWDMLLERRSIEELEEILNERLAEVRVKRGR; from the coding sequence ATGGGCGAGCGCATGCTGCGGGGAAGCCGACTGGGAGCCGTGAGTTACGAGTCGGACCGCAACACCGAACTCGCGCCCCGGCAGATCCGCGAATTCCAGTGCGCCAACGGCCACCGCTTCGAGGTGCCGTTCGCCGTCGACGCCGAGGTCCCGTCGATGTGGGAGTGCAAGTTCGACGGCAGCGTCGCCCGTCTCATCGACGGCACCGAGCCGGAGCAGAAGAAGGTCAAGCCTCCGCGCACCCACTGGGACATGCTGCTGGAGCGCCGCTCCATCGAGGAGCTCGAGGAGATCCTCAACGAGCGCCTGGCCGAGGTCCGCGTCAAGCGCGGCCGCTGA
- a CDS encoding peptide MFS transporter codes for MASTTAAAAARPVKTWMGHPGGLVVLFLTEMWERFSFYGMRAILVLFLAGSASAGGFGMTAAAAAVLYSIYNSMVYFMALPGGWVADRLLGTRRSVLYGAIVIALGHYSLAAGSKAMFYLGLVLIVLGTGLLKPNISAMVGELYDKHPEMHESRRDSGFTLFYLGINLGAFFAPLLTGYFAAKNEWHVAFGIAAVGMTLAVIQYLFGHRRLEGVGLKAHKPLLSHERRKLLTVAAIVVAIVAVLIIADVAAGTFRAQHVITALTLMALVVPAAYFLMMFRDKSLTTQERSRVSAYVWIFIGAALFWMIYDQAGSLVSLFTENDVDRQVGSFEIPTAWFQSINPVLILLLAPVFAWLWTRLDRRQPGTPVKFSWALLGIGLSFLVMGAAGAAAGRGLISPWWIVLVYFIQTCAELLLSPVGLSVTTKLAPLRYASQIMGLWFLASSAGNALNTWVTPLAEKLPAGVYYGGLGLLAILVGICFWLGARRIGQLMHGVH; via the coding sequence ATGGCCAGCACCACGGCGGCGGCCGCCGCCAGGCCGGTCAAGACCTGGATGGGTCACCCCGGCGGCCTGGTGGTGCTGTTCCTCACCGAGATGTGGGAGCGGTTCAGCTTCTACGGCATGCGGGCGATCCTCGTGCTGTTCCTGGCCGGTTCGGCCAGCGCCGGGGGCTTCGGCATGACCGCGGCCGCGGCGGCGGTGCTGTACTCGATCTACAACTCGATGGTCTACTTCATGGCCCTGCCCGGCGGCTGGGTCGCCGACCGGCTGCTGGGCACCCGCCGCAGCGTCCTGTACGGCGCCATCGTCATCGCCCTGGGCCACTACAGCCTCGCCGCCGGGTCGAAGGCCATGTTCTACCTCGGACTGGTGCTCATCGTGCTCGGCACCGGGCTGCTCAAACCCAACATCTCCGCCATGGTCGGCGAGCTGTACGACAAGCACCCCGAGATGCACGAGTCCCGCCGTGACTCGGGGTTCACCCTGTTCTACCTCGGCATCAACCTGGGCGCGTTCTTCGCCCCGCTGCTGACCGGCTACTTCGCCGCCAAGAACGAGTGGCATGTGGCGTTCGGCATCGCCGCGGTCGGCATGACCCTGGCCGTCATCCAGTACCTCTTCGGCCACCGGCGGCTGGAGGGGGTCGGGCTCAAGGCCCACAAGCCGCTGCTCTCCCACGAACGCCGGAAGCTGCTGACGGTCGCCGCGATCGTGGTGGCGATCGTCGCGGTGCTGATCATCGCCGACGTCGCCGCCGGCACGTTCCGGGCCCAGCACGTCATCACCGCGCTGACGCTGATGGCGCTGGTCGTGCCCGCGGCGTACTTCCTGATGATGTTCCGCGACAAGTCGCTGACCACGCAGGAGCGTTCCCGCGTCAGCGCCTATGTGTGGATCTTCATCGGCGCGGCGCTGTTCTGGATGATCTACGACCAGGCGGGCAGCCTGGTCAGCCTGTTCACCGAGAACGACGTCGACCGGCAGGTCGGCAGCTTCGAGATCCCCACCGCCTGGTTCCAGTCCATCAACCCGGTGCTGATCCTGCTGCTCGCGCCGGTGTTCGCCTGGCTGTGGACCAGGCTCGACCGGCGCCAGCCCGGCACCCCGGTCAAGTTCTCCTGGGCGCTGCTGGGCATCGGCCTGTCGTTCCTGGTCATGGGCGCCGCCGGGGCCGCCGCCGGGCGCGGTCTGATCTCTCCCTGGTGGATCGTCCTGGTCTACTTCATCCAGACCTGCGCCGAGCTGCTGCTCAGCCCCGTAGGCCTGTCGGTCACCACCAAACTCGCCCCGCTGCGCTACGCCAGCCAGATCATGGGCCTGTGGTTCCTGGCCAGCTCCGCCGGCAACGCCCTCAACACCTGGGTCACCCCGCTGGCCGAGAAGCTGCCCGCGGGCGTCTACTACGGCGGCCTGGGCCTGCTGGCGATCCTCGTCGGCATCTGCTTCTGGCTCGGCGCCCGCAGGATCGGCCAGCTGATGCACGGCGTGCACTGA
- a CDS encoding GNAT family N-acetyltransferase, producing MIDYWPLYGLRLRTPRLELRLPVGDELAALADAAAAGVHAPDRRPFLTPWTEAAPAERGRAVIQRQWRRIGTWDRQDWALGFAVFRDGQPIGEQELAGREFAVRREVRSASWLGLAHHGQGLGTEMRAAVLQLAFAGLGAADATSASFADNPAPLRVSQRLGYELDGLVRDVLDGQVALTQRLRLTRQRWEQAAQVPVEVDGLAACLPEFGL from the coding sequence ATGATCGACTACTGGCCCCTATACGGGCTGCGGCTGCGCACCCCGAGGCTGGAACTGCGGCTGCCCGTCGGGGACGAGCTGGCCGCACTGGCCGACGCGGCCGCCGCCGGGGTGCACGCGCCGGACCGGCGCCCGTTCCTGACCCCGTGGACCGAGGCCGCGCCGGCCGAGCGGGGCCGGGCGGTGATCCAGCGGCAGTGGCGCCGGATCGGCACCTGGGACCGGCAGGACTGGGCGCTGGGGTTCGCGGTGTTCCGCGACGGGCAGCCGATCGGGGAGCAGGAGCTGGCGGGGCGGGAGTTCGCCGTGCGGCGGGAGGTGCGCAGCGCGTCGTGGCTGGGCCTGGCCCACCACGGCCAGGGGCTGGGCACCGAGATGCGGGCCGCGGTGCTGCAACTGGCGTTCGCGGGCCTGGGTGCGGCCGACGCGACCAGCGCGTCGTTCGCCGACAACCCGGCACCGCTGCGGGTGTCGCAGCGGCTGGGCTACGAGCTGGACGGTCTGGTCCGCGATGTACTGGACGGGCAGGTGGCGCTCACGCAGCGGCTGCGGCTGACCCGGCAGCGGTGGGAGCAGGCCGCCCAGGTCCCGGTCGAGGTGGACGGGCTGGCGGCGTGCCTGCCCGAGTTCGGGCTCTGA
- a CDS encoding FxsA family protein, translated as MRRLRWVPAAVLLVGAVEFLIFLWLASQIGAGWALLLVAVLSILGIVLMRREGMAAWRRLRAARQGGDPRGEQALDAVVGLVAALLLIIPGLLTAVVGLLLLIPPVRRLVRSRARAATEKRIPAGAANSVFGPRRVRVTTTTPHHPPAQPPGAAPPTPPGTASSEVIEGEIVD; from the coding sequence TTGCGCAGGCTGCGGTGGGTTCCGGCGGCTGTCCTGCTCGTCGGGGCGGTCGAGTTCCTGATCTTCCTGTGGCTGGCGTCGCAGATCGGGGCGGGCTGGGCGCTGCTGCTGGTCGCGGTGCTGTCGATTCTCGGCATCGTGCTGATGCGCCGGGAGGGCATGGCGGCGTGGCGAAGGCTGCGCGCGGCCCGGCAGGGCGGCGATCCGCGCGGCGAGCAGGCCCTGGACGCGGTCGTGGGCCTGGTCGCGGCACTGCTGCTGATCATCCCCGGGCTGCTGACGGCGGTGGTCGGCCTGCTGCTGCTCATCCCGCCGGTGCGGCGGCTGGTGCGCTCGCGGGCGCGGGCGGCCACCGAGAAGCGGATCCCGGCGGGGGCGGCCAACAGCGTGTTCGGGCCGCGCCGGGTCCGGGTGACGACCACGACCCCGCACCACCCGCCCGCCCAGCCCCCGGGCGCCGCGCCCCCGACGCCGCCCGGCACGGCCTCGTCCGAGGTCATCGAAGGCGAGATCGTCGACTGA
- a CDS encoding polyprenol monophosphomannose synthase, which translates to MGQASGEDGYPGVGRVLVIIPTYNEKENIGSIVGRVRAATPQVDVLIADDNSPDGTGAIADAMAAADDRIKVMHRPGKQGLGAAYLAGFAWADEHGYDAAVEMDADGSHAPEQLPLLLDALRGADAVIGSRWTRGGKVVNWPLHRLLLSRGGNLYTRTVLGMGVKDATGGYRAYRTDVLRKIEVETVASQGYSFQVELTWRTFRHGFRIVEVPITFAEREHGASKMSGSIVKEALWRVTVWGAQARRDALRRAFKPSDRWP; encoded by the coding sequence GTGGGTCAGGCAAGCGGCGAGGACGGCTACCCCGGTGTGGGCCGGGTCCTGGTGATCATCCCGACGTACAACGAGAAGGAGAACATCGGCTCGATCGTCGGGCGGGTCCGGGCCGCGACCCCGCAGGTCGACGTGCTCATCGCCGACGACAACAGCCCCGACGGCACCGGTGCGATCGCCGACGCGATGGCCGCCGCCGACGACCGGATCAAGGTCATGCACCGGCCCGGCAAGCAGGGCCTCGGGGCGGCGTACCTGGCCGGGTTCGCATGGGCCGACGAGCACGGCTACGACGCCGCGGTGGAGATGGACGCCGACGGCTCGCACGCCCCGGAGCAGCTGCCGCTGCTGCTGGACGCGCTGCGCGGCGCCGACGCGGTCATCGGGTCCCGCTGGACCAGGGGCGGCAAGGTCGTCAACTGGCCGCTGCACCGGCTGCTGCTGTCACGCGGCGGGAACCTGTACACCCGCACCGTGCTGGGCATGGGCGTCAAGGACGCCACCGGCGGCTACCGGGCGTACCGCACCGACGTCCTACGCAAGATCGAGGTCGAGACGGTGGCGTCGCAGGGCTACAGTTTCCAGGTCGAGCTGACCTGGCGCACGTTCCGCCACGGCTTCCGGATCGTGGAGGTCCCCATCACCTTCGCCGAGCGCGAGCACGGCGCGAGCAAGATGAGCGGGTCTATCGTGAAAGAGGCGCTGTGGCGGGTGACCGTGTGGGGGGCACAGGCTCGGCGGGACGCGCTGCGTCGCGCGTTCAAGCCCAGCGACCGCTGGCCGTGA